The Micromonospora sp. WMMD961 genome has a segment encoding these proteins:
- a CDS encoding ABC transporter substrate-binding protein, producing the protein MGKRFSTLVAAWLAVALAAGGCGDTDDSGGDPPGGEIDKVAYITAFGAVGRDAFAWVAKEKGYFAEVGIEVDIKEGAGNQQNLTALKSGQVQFGALDFTGAVIQAGKGEFTDWRAIAAVHQQTLISVMTTTDTNITTPKDLQGKTIATGSGSVTELLFPAYARLAGLDPATVKIEGVQPTALNGLMASRRVDALGTFLLSRGALQTAARKDVVVLPYSDYLPDLFGNAIITTPSLISEDPDLVQRFTKAALKGLAYSVEHPDEAATILNKAKPTYTVAAGKGEIEAMTPHVRPADGAPIGFMDASRVAQTIAVLERANLIPTGLTPAAVVDPTFVKKS; encoded by the coding sequence ATGGGTAAGCGCTTCTCCACGCTCGTCGCGGCCTGGCTGGCCGTGGCTCTCGCGGCCGGTGGCTGCGGCGACACCGACGACAGCGGCGGCGACCCGCCCGGCGGTGAGATCGACAAGGTCGCCTACATCACCGCGTTCGGCGCGGTGGGCCGGGACGCCTTCGCGTGGGTGGCCAAGGAGAAAGGCTACTTCGCCGAGGTCGGCATCGAGGTCGACATCAAGGAGGGCGCCGGCAACCAGCAGAACCTGACGGCGCTCAAGTCGGGGCAGGTCCAGTTCGGCGCTCTCGACTTCACCGGTGCCGTCATCCAGGCGGGCAAGGGCGAGTTCACCGACTGGCGGGCGATCGCCGCCGTGCACCAGCAGACGCTGATCTCGGTGATGACCACCACGGACACCAACATCACCACCCCGAAGGACCTCCAGGGCAAGACGATCGCCACCGGCAGCGGCTCCGTGACGGAGTTGCTCTTCCCGGCGTACGCGCGGCTGGCCGGGCTCGATCCGGCGACGGTGAAGATCGAGGGCGTGCAACCCACCGCCCTCAACGGGCTCATGGCGAGCCGGCGGGTCGACGCACTGGGCACGTTCCTGCTCAGCCGCGGCGCCCTGCAGACGGCCGCCCGGAAGGACGTCGTCGTCCTGCCCTACAGCGACTACCTACCGGACCTGTTCGGCAACGCGATCATCACCACCCCGTCGCTCATCAGCGAGGACCCCGACCTCGTGCAGCGGTTCACCAAGGCCGCACTCAAGGGCCTGGCGTACAGCGTCGAGCACCCGGACGAGGCGGCGACGATCCTCAACAAGGCCAAGCCCACCTACACGGTGGCGGCGGGCAAGGGCGAGATCGAGGCGATGACCCCGCACGTCCGTCCCGCCGACGGCGCCCCGATCGGGTTCATGGACGCGTCGCGGGTGGCCCAGACCATCGCCGTCCTCGAACGCGCCAACCTGATTCCGACGGGCCTGACGCCGGCCGCCGTCGTGGACCCGACCTTCGTCAAGAAGTCGTGA
- a CDS encoding ABC transporter permease has product MTGDAQAQRRWHTLGLPALGAALATGLWWLSTWVFDIEPFFLPAPPDVVDAFLRLPGHLARQTWITFLETIIGFGIAAVGGLLLAVLLAASRTVERMVLPMVAGINAVPKVALAPLLLVWIGFGYETKIVMVVLLCFFPILISTMAGLTSTPNDLGELARSLSASWWQTFLKVRLPWALPQIFVGLKVATSLAIIGAIIGEVINPQAGLGAVIASSGQSADTPLAFAALILLALMGALLFYLMAGLERLLVPWARAISS; this is encoded by the coding sequence GTGACCGGCGACGCCCAGGCACAACGACGCTGGCACACCCTCGGGCTGCCGGCCCTGGGCGCGGCGCTCGCGACCGGGCTCTGGTGGCTGTCCACCTGGGTCTTCGACATCGAGCCCTTCTTCCTGCCGGCGCCCCCGGACGTGGTCGACGCGTTCCTGCGACTCCCCGGTCACCTGGCCCGGCAGACCTGGATCACCTTCCTGGAGACGATCATCGGGTTCGGGATCGCGGCGGTGGGCGGGCTCCTGCTGGCCGTCCTGCTCGCGGCATCCCGCACCGTCGAGCGGATGGTCCTACCGATGGTCGCCGGCATCAACGCCGTGCCGAAGGTGGCGCTCGCGCCGCTGCTCCTGGTCTGGATCGGCTTCGGCTACGAGACCAAGATCGTGATGGTGGTGCTGCTCTGCTTCTTCCCGATCCTGATCTCGACCATGGCGGGCCTGACCTCGACACCGAACGACCTCGGCGAGCTGGCCCGCTCCCTCTCCGCCTCGTGGTGGCAGACCTTCCTCAAGGTCCGACTTCCGTGGGCCCTGCCGCAGATCTTCGTCGGTCTGAAGGTGGCGACCTCACTCGCCATCATCGGCGCGATCATCGGCGAAGTGATCAACCCGCAGGCCGGGCTCGGCGCGGTGATCGCCAGTTCCGGTCAGTCCGCGGACACCCCGCTCGCGTTCGCGGCGCTGATCCTGCTCGCGCTCATGGGCGCACTGCTCTTCTACCTGATGGCCGGTCTCGAACGCCTCCTCGTGCCGTGGGCGCGGGCGATCTCCTCCTGA
- a CDS encoding IlvD/Edd family dehydratase: MSTTNRQLRSGQWFGAEGRNGFIHRSWMRNQGFADDVFDGRPVIGIATTWSELTPCNAHLRDLAESVKRGVWESGGLPLEFPAMSLGEPLMRPTTMLYRNLLAMELEESVRANPLDGVVLLSGCDKTTPGLLMGAASVDLPTLMLTGGPMLNGKFRGQDIGSGTVVWRFTEEMRAGRMSAADCAEAEVGMSRSRGHCMTMGTASTMACVTEALGVQLPGAAAVPAVDSRRYALAHAAGRRIVAMVEQDQRLSTVLTRQAFENAVRVNAAIGGSTNAVVHLLAVAGRLGVPLTLEDFDALTADVPMLVNLMPSGAYLMEDFAYAGGVPAVMAEIAPLLHMDHVTVSGKSVADNVAGVKCWNRDVIATMAEPFQPAGSGTVVLRGSLAPSGAVLKVSAASAHLLTHTGPALVFDRIEEYVVAADDPDLDVTPDTVIVVRNAGPRGYPGFPEVGNVPMPRRLLADGITDMVRISDARMSGTGYGTCVLHVAPEASVGGPLALVRTGDLVRVDVATRSLDLLVDDAELAQRRAAWQPPPPVADRGWVRLYSEHVLQADQGADLDFLVGGSGSDVPRHSH, from the coding sequence ATGTCGACGACGAATCGACAGCTGCGTAGCGGCCAGTGGTTCGGTGCGGAGGGCCGCAACGGTTTCATCCACCGGTCCTGGATGCGCAACCAGGGGTTCGCGGACGACGTCTTCGACGGCCGTCCGGTGATCGGCATCGCCACCACCTGGTCGGAGCTGACCCCCTGCAACGCCCATTTGCGGGATCTGGCCGAGTCGGTGAAGCGGGGCGTGTGGGAGAGCGGTGGCCTGCCCCTGGAGTTCCCGGCGATGAGCCTGGGCGAGCCCCTCATGCGTCCCACGACCATGCTCTACCGCAACCTGCTGGCGATGGAGTTGGAGGAGTCGGTCCGGGCCAACCCGCTCGACGGGGTGGTCCTGCTCTCCGGCTGTGACAAGACCACCCCCGGCCTGCTGATGGGAGCGGCGAGCGTCGATCTGCCGACCCTGATGCTGACCGGTGGCCCGATGTTGAACGGCAAGTTCCGGGGCCAGGACATCGGCTCGGGCACCGTCGTCTGGCGCTTCACCGAGGAGATGCGGGCGGGCCGGATGAGCGCGGCCGACTGCGCGGAGGCGGAGGTCGGCATGTCCCGCAGCCGGGGGCACTGCATGACCATGGGGACCGCCTCCACGATGGCCTGCGTGACCGAGGCGCTGGGCGTGCAGCTCCCGGGGGCCGCCGCCGTGCCCGCTGTCGACTCCCGGCGGTACGCGCTCGCGCACGCCGCCGGCCGCCGGATCGTCGCCATGGTCGAGCAGGACCAACGGTTGTCCACGGTGCTCACCAGGCAGGCATTCGAGAACGCGGTCCGGGTCAACGCCGCGATCGGCGGGTCGACGAACGCCGTCGTACACCTGCTCGCGGTTGCCGGCCGCCTCGGTGTCCCGCTGACGCTGGAGGACTTCGACGCCCTCACCGCCGACGTACCCATGCTGGTCAACCTCATGCCGTCCGGGGCGTACCTGATGGAGGACTTCGCCTACGCGGGCGGCGTCCCGGCCGTGATGGCGGAGATCGCCCCGCTGCTGCACATGGACCATGTCACCGTCAGCGGCAAGAGCGTGGCGGACAACGTCGCCGGCGTGAAGTGCTGGAACCGGGACGTCATCGCCACCATGGCGGAGCCGTTCCAGCCCGCCGGCTCGGGCACCGTGGTGCTGCGCGGGTCGCTCGCGCCGTCCGGGGCCGTGCTGAAGGTCTCCGCGGCCTCCGCGCACCTTCTCACGCACACCGGGCCGGCGCTGGTCTTCGACCGGATCGAGGAGTACGTCGTGGCCGCCGACGATCCGGACCTCGACGTCACCCCCGACACGGTGATCGTGGTACGCAACGCCGGGCCGCGCGGCTACCCCGGTTTCCCGGAGGTGGGCAACGTGCCCATGCCACGACGGCTGCTCGCCGACGGCATCACGGACATGGTGCGGATCTCCGACGCCCGGATGAGTGGCACCGGGTACGGCACGTGTGTCCTGCACGTGGCCCCGGAGGCGTCGGTGGGTGGCCCGCTCGCGTTGGTGCGTACCGGCGACCTGGTCCGCGTCGACGTGGCGACGCGATCGCTGGACCTGCTGGTCGACGACGCGGAACTCGCTCAACGCCGCGCCGCCTGGCAGCCGCCACCGCCGGTCGCCGACCGGGGATGGGTACGGCTGTACAGCGAGCACGTCCTGCAGGCCGACCAGGGCGCGGACCTGGACTTCCTCGTCGGCGGCAGCGGCAGCGACGTGCCCCGGCACTCGCACTGA
- a CDS encoding carbohydrate ABC transporter permease has product MTAPTSVRAGSRRPQRYLPLQILLGFLVIYFLVPFWWVVVNSSKDAPGLFGGDNTLWFADQVDYLGNLRQLFTYDGGIYLRWILNSTLYAIAGGVGATVLAVMAGYGFAKYRFAARRFSFAVVLGALMVPATALVIPTFIMFSRLGLTNTVWAVILPSLLNPFGVYLMHVYARDAVPDELLDAARVDGAGEVRTFLQIALPMMRPAVVTVLLLSAVASWNNYFLPLAMLSDNRLFPVTVGLGLWQGIASANNAGGTSLWSLIILGSLVSVIPLIIAFFSLQRHWRGGLSVGGLR; this is encoded by the coding sequence ATGACCGCCCCCACGAGCGTCCGCGCCGGCTCCCGTCGGCCGCAGCGCTATCTCCCGCTGCAGATCCTCCTCGGCTTCCTGGTGATCTATTTCCTCGTACCGTTCTGGTGGGTCGTCGTCAACAGCTCCAAGGACGCGCCGGGCCTTTTCGGCGGCGACAACACGCTGTGGTTCGCCGACCAGGTCGACTACCTCGGCAACCTTCGGCAGCTCTTCACCTACGACGGGGGCATCTACCTGCGGTGGATCCTCAACTCGACGCTGTACGCCATCGCCGGTGGCGTGGGCGCCACGGTCCTGGCGGTGATGGCCGGCTACGGGTTCGCCAAGTACCGTTTCGCCGCGCGGCGTTTCAGCTTCGCCGTCGTGCTCGGCGCGTTGATGGTCCCCGCCACCGCCCTGGTCATCCCGACCTTCATCATGTTCTCCCGGCTCGGCCTGACCAACACGGTGTGGGCGGTGATCCTGCCGTCGCTGCTCAACCCGTTCGGCGTCTACCTGATGCACGTGTACGCGCGCGACGCGGTGCCCGACGAACTGCTGGACGCGGCGCGGGTCGACGGCGCGGGAGAGGTGCGCACGTTTCTCCAGATCGCCCTTCCGATGATGCGTCCCGCGGTGGTCACCGTGCTGCTGCTGTCCGCGGTGGCGTCCTGGAACAACTACTTCCTGCCGCTGGCGATGCTCTCCGACAACCGGCTCTTTCCCGTCACCGTCGGTCTCGGCCTCTGGCAGGGGATCGCGTCGGCGAACAACGCCGGAGGCACCTCGCTGTGGAGCCTCATCATCCTGGGCTCGCTCGTGTCCGTGATTCCGCTGATCATCGCGTTCTTCAGCCTGCAACGGCACTGGCGCGGCGGGCTGTCCGTCGGAGGCCTCCGGTAG
- a CDS encoding sugar ABC transporter permease, which yields MTLLTEKSAPRARNGTRTIRGKVHLREHLMGWLFVGPFGIVFLAFLIAPLAYALYLSLFQKKLIGGTSFVLFDNYVKAFTDPSFLSGAWFVIRFSLVSIPIQIVLALAMALILDAVTTLFARFSRLMIFLPYAIPTVIGAVMWGFLYSKGFGPLTDIFGLFGATAPDFLSSDLIFYGLLNVVTWQWAGYYMIILYAALQGVDPTLYEAARMDGAGRWQIATRIKIPLIAPALILILVFSLIGTLQFFNEPQILRYLAAGTIGTDFTPNMYAYQQAFALANFNYGSAISFALGGIVFICVYAFLFFTRKRRSFL from the coding sequence ATGACACTCCTGACCGAGAAGAGCGCACCGCGCGCCCGCAACGGGACGCGCACGATCCGTGGCAAGGTACACCTCCGCGAGCACCTGATGGGGTGGCTCTTCGTCGGGCCATTCGGGATCGTCTTCCTGGCGTTCCTCATCGCTCCGCTGGCGTACGCGCTGTATCTCAGCCTCTTTCAGAAGAAGCTGATCGGCGGCACCAGCTTCGTCCTCTTCGACAACTACGTGAAGGCGTTCACCGACCCGAGTTTCCTGTCCGGGGCGTGGTTCGTCATCCGCTTCTCGCTCGTCTCCATCCCGATCCAGATCGTCCTCGCGCTCGCGATGGCCCTCATCCTGGACGCGGTGACCACGCTGTTCGCTCGCTTCTCCCGCCTGATGATCTTCCTGCCGTACGCGATCCCGACGGTCATCGGCGCCGTGATGTGGGGGTTTCTCTACAGCAAGGGCTTCGGCCCGCTCACCGACATCTTCGGGCTGTTCGGCGCCACCGCACCGGATTTCCTGAGCAGTGATCTGATCTTCTACGGCCTGCTCAACGTCGTCACCTGGCAGTGGGCCGGCTATTACATGATCATCCTGTACGCGGCGTTGCAGGGCGTCGATCCGACGCTCTACGAGGCCGCCCGGATGGACGGCGCCGGGCGGTGGCAGATCGCGACGCGGATCAAGATCCCGCTGATCGCACCCGCGCTGATCCTGATCCTGGTCTTCTCGCTCATCGGCACCCTGCAGTTCTTCAACGAACCGCAGATCCTGCGATACCTCGCCGCGGGCACGATCGGGACGGACTTCACCCCCAACATGTACGCGTACCAGCAGGCGTTCGCGCTGGCCAACTTCAACTACGGGTCGGCGATCTCGTTCGCCCTCGGCGGCATCGTCTTCATCTGCGTGTACGCCTTCCTGTTCTTCACCCGCAAGCGGAGGAGCTTCCTGTAG
- a CDS encoding extracellular solute-binding protein yields the protein MKRRRILATVAMLAVGTGLVACSSDEGGNDASNCTNTITKKDLPVVTMWGWYPNTQLVVDNFNKLNNEVQVCWTNVGQGGDEYDKFQTAISAGTGAPDVIMVEADRIPTFQIQGALVDIKKYGYDAVKADYSEGAWKDVSVGDAVYGVPVDGGPMGMIYRKDIFDKYKITPPKTWAEYEQAAQKVKDAGGPLFGDLGANVPAVLMALQIQKGATPFTFDPAQPKSIGVKLNDQASKDVLDYWGGLAKKGLVGTQDQFTPEYISGVINGNYATYISAAWAPGYLTGAGVGKGEDTGKFAVAPLPQWDEANPVQVNWGGSAFSVTKQSKKPELAAKAAYGLYADKESLTDGWTNQIIFPLNLTALKDPAFIDLKVPFFDGQQANKEVYVPAADAYQGVAYAPFGQYYLDAMTKQVSEVIKGSITGSQAADRIQEDVAKYAKEQGFTVQ from the coding sequence ATGAAGAGAAGACGGATTCTCGCCACGGTTGCCATGCTCGCCGTCGGTACCGGCCTCGTCGCCTGCTCCTCCGACGAGGGCGGAAACGACGCGAGCAACTGCACGAACACCATCACGAAGAAGGACCTGCCGGTCGTGACGATGTGGGGCTGGTACCCCAACACCCAACTCGTCGTCGACAACTTCAACAAGCTGAACAACGAGGTGCAGGTCTGCTGGACCAACGTCGGGCAGGGCGGCGACGAGTACGACAAGTTCCAGACGGCGATCTCGGCGGGCACCGGCGCGCCTGACGTGATCATGGTCGAGGCGGACCGGATCCCGACCTTCCAGATCCAGGGCGCGCTCGTCGACATCAAGAAGTACGGCTACGACGCGGTCAAGGCCGACTACAGCGAGGGTGCCTGGAAGGACGTGTCGGTCGGTGACGCGGTCTACGGCGTCCCGGTCGACGGTGGCCCGATGGGCATGATCTACCGCAAGGACATCTTCGACAAGTACAAGATCACCCCACCGAAGACCTGGGCCGAGTACGAACAGGCCGCGCAGAAGGTCAAGGATGCCGGTGGACCGCTGTTCGGGGACCTCGGCGCGAACGTCCCGGCGGTCCTGATGGCGCTCCAGATCCAGAAGGGCGCCACGCCCTTCACCTTCGACCCGGCGCAGCCGAAGTCGATCGGTGTGAAGCTCAACGACCAGGCGTCCAAGGACGTGCTGGACTACTGGGGTGGCCTGGCCAAGAAGGGCCTGGTCGGGACGCAGGACCAGTTCACCCCGGAGTACATCTCCGGCGTGATCAACGGCAACTACGCGACGTACATCTCGGCGGCGTGGGCGCCCGGCTACCTCACCGGCGCGGGCGTCGGCAAGGGCGAGGACACCGGCAAGTTCGCGGTGGCGCCGCTGCCGCAGTGGGACGAGGCCAACCCGGTGCAGGTGAACTGGGGCGGGTCGGCGTTCTCGGTGACCAAGCAGTCCAAGAAGCCGGAGTTGGCGGCGAAGGCCGCCTACGGGCTGTACGCCGACAAGGAGTCACTCACCGACGGCTGGACCAACCAGATCATCTTCCCGCTGAACCTCACGGCGCTGAAGGACCCCGCGTTCATCGACCTGAAGGTGCCGTTCTTCGACGGCCAGCAGGCGAACAAGGAGGTCTACGTCCCCGCCGCCGACGCCTACCAGGGCGTCGCGTACGCCCCCTTCGGCCAGTACTACCTCGACGCCATGACGAAGCAGGTCAGCGAGGTCATCAAGGGGTCCATCACCGGTTCCCAGGCGGCCGACCGGATCCAGGAGGACGTGGCGAAGTACGCCAAGGAACAAGGCTTCACCGTTCAGTGA
- a CDS encoding alpha/beta hydrolase-fold protein, with protein sequence MTTEPYHGRLRRLGGRRLSAALTAGVIAVAAVLLVPQPAAADTPWLTVSPDRYASFTVPAAYVQEQLGTVSQVVVEGNFGPSSATAEFGLTRRGDVWSGVLGALEPGLYHYQITADDTKSIKDPTNDTSVASDPLLSTFFVAGDSARWLVDAPPGTGGEVGTLTYRTKAGQRSALVWTPPGYAARGPKGYPALYLQSGDGMAATDWLDLGRTRQILDNLSAAGTIRPMVVVIADGSGDKELKDLRRAVADNYRVLRDPAHQAIAGVSDGATVAVRAALAKPGQFGYVGWFSGRSVPDVDRRDAKTVNRTVRLLRLYTGNVTDPAHNATYRLAKALGRADVRFESDGVNPDGGPNWDTWQENLVDFVPRLFRHVSDHGPSPGHGQLTGEFNPPPAGTTPTPFVSEDGFVTFETTTDFADAQHVTVWANVAPGGSWLRVPLARDGDRWRATVGPLDPWFYYYRLIVDRVPFKDTSNPTKVTTEPTWSTFLISGPGARLLSDVPAGLGGKVETMTYASTVAGQDRTALVWTPPGYDPGRAEPYPVLYLQHGGGQNYTDWVEMGRAKQILDHQFLDGDLVPMVVVMGNGNSSNFNRELLENIVPTARARYHVSGESSQQALAGLSMGGGQAFGVLRAYPGEFAYVAAFSAGFGSGTGVDVEAINSGTKMLRLYVGDQTDFVYPSFMASLTTLDNLGIRYEFDGVTPGPHGWDVWQKNLIDLAPRLFKR encoded by the coding sequence GTGACAACCGAACCGTACCATGGGCGCTTACGCCGGCTGGGCGGGCGTCGGCTCTCGGCGGCCCTCACCGCGGGAGTCATCGCCGTCGCAGCGGTCCTGCTCGTACCGCAACCGGCGGCGGCCGACACCCCGTGGCTGACCGTCTCCCCGGATCGCTACGCGTCGTTCACCGTCCCGGCCGCCTACGTGCAGGAGCAACTGGGCACGGTGTCGCAGGTCGTGGTGGAGGGCAACTTCGGCCCGTCCTCGGCCACGGCGGAGTTCGGGTTGACCCGCCGTGGTGACGTGTGGTCCGGCGTTCTGGGCGCACTCGAACCCGGGCTGTACCACTACCAGATCACCGCCGACGACACCAAGAGCATCAAGGACCCGACGAACGACACGAGTGTGGCGTCCGACCCGCTGCTGAGCACCTTCTTCGTCGCGGGTGACTCGGCACGGTGGTTGGTCGACGCGCCACCCGGCACCGGCGGTGAGGTCGGGACGCTGACCTACCGGACCAAGGCCGGGCAACGGTCCGCCCTGGTCTGGACACCACCGGGGTACGCGGCCAGGGGCCCGAAGGGCTATCCGGCGCTATACCTGCAGTCGGGTGACGGCATGGCGGCCACCGACTGGCTCGATCTCGGGCGGACCAGGCAGATCCTCGACAACCTCTCGGCCGCGGGCACCATCCGGCCGATGGTGGTCGTGATCGCCGACGGCTCGGGTGACAAGGAGCTGAAGGATCTACGCAGAGCGGTCGCCGACAACTACCGGGTCCTCCGCGATCCGGCACACCAGGCGATTGCCGGAGTGTCCGACGGCGCGACGGTGGCGGTGCGGGCAGCGCTGGCCAAGCCGGGTCAGTTCGGCTACGTCGGCTGGTTCTCGGGTCGGTCGGTCCCGGACGTCGACCGGAGGGACGCCAAGACGGTCAACCGCACCGTCAGGCTGTTGCGTCTCTACACGGGCAACGTGACCGATCCGGCGCACAACGCCACCTACCGGCTGGCGAAGGCGTTGGGTCGGGCCGACGTCAGGTTCGAGTCCGACGGGGTCAACCCGGACGGCGGCCCGAACTGGGACACCTGGCAGGAGAATCTGGTCGACTTCGTGCCACGGCTGTTCCGGCACGTGTCGGACCACGGGCCGAGCCCTGGTCACGGGCAGCTGACGGGGGAGTTCAACCCGCCGCCGGCGGGCACCACCCCGACGCCCTTCGTCAGCGAGGACGGGTTCGTCACCTTCGAGACCACCACCGACTTCGCGGACGCCCAGCACGTCACGGTGTGGGCGAACGTCGCGCCGGGAGGTAGCTGGTTGCGCGTGCCACTGGCTCGCGACGGTGACCGGTGGCGAGCGACGGTGGGGCCCCTCGACCCCTGGTTCTACTACTACCGGCTGATCGTCGACCGTGTCCCGTTCAAGGACACCTCGAACCCGACGAAGGTGACCACCGAACCGACGTGGAGCACCTTCCTCATCTCGGGGCCGGGTGCCCGCCTGCTGTCGGACGTCCCCGCCGGCCTGGGCGGGAAGGTCGAGACCATGACCTATGCCAGCACCGTGGCAGGCCAGGACCGCACGGCTCTGGTGTGGACCCCACCCGGGTACGACCCGGGCCGTGCCGAGCCGTACCCGGTCCTCTACCTCCAGCACGGCGGGGGTCAGAACTACACGGACTGGGTCGAGATGGGACGTGCCAAGCAGATCCTCGACCACCAGTTCCTCGACGGTGACCTGGTGCCCATGGTGGTCGTGATGGGCAACGGCAACTCGTCCAACTTCAACCGGGAGCTGCTGGAGAACATCGTCCCCACGGCCCGGGCCCGCTACCACGTCTCCGGCGAGTCGTCGCAGCAGGCCCTCGCCGGCCTGTCGATGGGCGGCGGGCAGGCGTTCGGGGTGCTGCGGGCGTACCCCGGCGAATTCGCCTACGTCGCCGCGTTCTCGGCCGGGTTCGGCAGCGGCACCGGCGTCGACGTGGAGGCGATCAACAGCGGGACGAAGATGCTGCGCCTGTACGTCGGTGACCAGACCGACTTCGTGTACCCGAGCTTCATGGCGTCCCTGACCACGCTGGACAACCTCGGTATCCGCTACGAGTTCGACGGGGTGACCCCCGGGCCGCACGGCTGGGACGTGTGGCAGAAGAACCTCATCGACCTGGCGCCGCGTCTGTTCAAGCGCTAG
- a CDS encoding LacI family DNA-binding transcriptional regulator — MTEVNAPVTMSDVARVAGVSTATVSRVVNGHYGVSANTVAHVRSTIEQLGYESSLVATSLRRSRTNVLGLVTHSFQSYTAEVLKGAMKALSRSGFDLIIYANSDLYGSYSEGWERRHLTRLSGTLTDGCIVVTPWGEVQSRTPVVAIDPARGSTGPSVMADNLAGATTAVEHLLALGHRRIGFIAGRSSLEAAWSREEGYRTALTDAGVPVDPTLIGRGDFNPDSAVPLARELLQRVDRPTAIFAASDGMALKVLEVARELRIDVPADLSVVGFDNIPESASTGPGLTTVDQSMYHLGYEAARMLKSLVTGDWTGPRRIVLPTSLVVRSSTAPPKSTGSP; from the coding sequence ATGACCGAGGTCAATGCGCCCGTGACAATGAGCGATGTCGCTCGGGTTGCCGGCGTTTCCACCGCGACCGTTTCGCGGGTGGTCAACGGGCATTACGGCGTCAGCGCCAACACCGTGGCCCACGTCCGTTCGACCATCGAGCAACTCGGCTACGAGTCGAGCCTGGTCGCCACGAGCCTCCGGCGCAGCCGCACCAACGTCCTCGGCCTGGTGACCCACAGCTTCCAGTCGTACACGGCGGAGGTGCTCAAGGGAGCGATGAAGGCGCTGAGCCGCTCGGGCTTCGATCTGATCATCTACGCCAACAGCGACCTCTACGGGTCGTACTCGGAGGGCTGGGAGCGGCGGCATCTGACCCGCCTGTCGGGCACCCTGACCGATGGCTGCATCGTGGTGACCCCCTGGGGTGAGGTGCAGAGCCGCACGCCAGTGGTGGCCATCGACCCGGCGAGGGGCTCGACCGGGCCCTCCGTGATGGCCGACAACCTCGCGGGCGCCACCACCGCCGTCGAGCACCTGCTCGCCCTGGGCCATCGGCGCATCGGGTTCATCGCGGGTCGTTCCAGCCTGGAGGCGGCCTGGTCCCGCGAGGAGGGCTACCGCACTGCGCTGACTGATGCCGGCGTCCCGGTCGACCCGACGTTGATCGGCCGAGGTGACTTCAACCCCGACTCGGCGGTGCCGTTGGCGCGCGAGCTGCTGCAACGGGTCGACCGTCCGACGGCGATCTTCGCGGCCAGCGACGGGATGGCCCTCAAGGTCCTGGAAGTCGCCAGGGAGCTGAGAATCGACGTCCCCGCAGACCTGTCCGTCGTCGGGTTCGACAACATTCCGGAGTCGGCGTCGACCGGGCCGGGCCTGACCACCGTGGACCAGTCGATGTACCACCTGGGATACGAAGCCGCGCGGATGCTGAAGTCACTGGTGACCGGCGATTGGACGGGGCCGCGCCGGATAGTGCTTCCGACCAGCCTCGTGGTCCGCAGCTCGACCGCGCCACCGAAGAGCACAGGATCACCGTGA